Proteins from a genomic interval of Rhodothermus marinus:
- the speA gene encoding biosynthetic arginine decarboxylase gives MDETAQPLEIDLEAWTPQAAEVLYHVPAWGAGFFHVNEAGHVAVRPLGPEGPSIDLLEVIERLRAQHVHPPVLLRFQDLLRTRVQQLNRAFRRAIAETGYANTYRGVYPIKVNQLREVVEEILEAGAPFSFGLECGSKSELLATLPYLDRDDMLLICNGCKDRAMMQLILAGQRLGKKVIPVIERMAEFRLLLEALEDRSLPQASVPAIFGVRLRLSATGAGLWSESGGETSKFGLSLSELLGLLDRIGDGHSGVSLQLLHFHMGSQIAHLAHIREAVTEAARIYARLRKRGLGITYLDIGGGLGVTYEAGNPDAPGSIDYSLGEYARTVVATVQRVCEAEGVPPPILISESGRALTAYHSIFVTEVLDTRSRHYELPAWANGGIHPLLEELRRLYDAAASEPLSATYEQLEAVRQQVNRSFREGALSLEQKAEAEQLYWATCARLSERLPRSPEALEVLPENLRQLPTRLADHYLCNFSVFRSLIDHWAIGQHFPIMPIHRLDEPPTRHGILIDLTCDSDGQVSDFVTPVGEKHTLELHPLRPGEPYYLGFFLMGAYQDIMGDQHNLFGRVTEAHIYLDEDEPGNFYVELILPGATVEEELAQVQYYPNDLERRMNRLIQEKVRTGALRPREGVELLELYRRVFRTSTYLEH, from the coding sequence TTGGACGAAACGGCTCAACCGCTGGAGATCGATCTCGAAGCCTGGACGCCACAGGCGGCCGAAGTGCTCTACCATGTCCCGGCATGGGGCGCGGGCTTTTTCCACGTCAACGAAGCCGGACACGTAGCCGTCCGCCCGCTGGGACCGGAAGGTCCCTCCATCGATCTGCTGGAAGTGATCGAGCGCCTGCGTGCGCAGCATGTGCATCCGCCCGTTCTGCTGCGCTTTCAGGATCTGCTGCGCACCCGCGTCCAGCAGCTCAACCGGGCCTTCCGTCGTGCCATTGCCGAAACGGGCTACGCCAACACCTACCGGGGCGTCTATCCGATCAAGGTAAACCAGCTCCGCGAGGTTGTTGAAGAAATTCTCGAAGCCGGAGCGCCTTTCTCGTTCGGGCTGGAATGCGGCTCCAAGTCGGAACTGCTGGCCACACTGCCCTACCTGGACCGGGACGACATGCTGCTGATCTGCAACGGCTGTAAAGACCGGGCCATGATGCAGCTTATCCTGGCAGGGCAGCGCCTGGGCAAAAAGGTGATCCCGGTGATCGAACGCATGGCTGAGTTCCGGCTGCTGCTGGAGGCGCTGGAAGATCGCTCGCTACCGCAGGCCAGTGTGCCGGCCATCTTTGGCGTGCGCCTGCGGCTGTCGGCGACGGGCGCCGGCCTGTGGTCGGAGTCCGGCGGTGAGACGTCCAAGTTCGGCCTGTCGCTGTCGGAGCTACTGGGCCTGCTCGACCGCATCGGTGACGGTCACTCGGGGGTGTCGCTGCAGCTGCTGCACTTTCACATGGGCAGCCAGATCGCCCATCTGGCGCACATTCGCGAGGCGGTCACCGAGGCCGCGCGCATCTATGCCCGGCTGCGCAAGCGTGGGCTGGGCATCACCTACCTGGACATCGGCGGCGGCCTGGGCGTCACCTACGAGGCGGGCAACCCGGACGCCCCCGGCAGCATCGACTATTCGCTCGGCGAGTATGCCCGTACAGTCGTGGCAACGGTGCAGCGAGTCTGCGAAGCCGAAGGCGTACCCCCGCCCATTCTGATCTCCGAAAGCGGCCGGGCCCTGACGGCCTACCACTCGATCTTCGTGACGGAAGTGCTCGACACGCGCTCCCGCCATTACGAATTGCCTGCCTGGGCCAACGGAGGCATCCATCCCCTGCTGGAGGAATTGCGCCGGCTCTACGACGCGGCCGCCTCCGAGCCGCTGTCCGCAACGTACGAACAGCTGGAAGCCGTGCGGCAGCAGGTCAACCGCTCATTTCGTGAAGGGGCCCTGTCTCTGGAACAGAAAGCAGAAGCTGAACAGCTCTACTGGGCTACCTGTGCCCGCCTGAGCGAACGCCTGCCCCGCTCGCCCGAAGCCCTGGAGGTTCTCCCTGAAAACCTGCGTCAGCTGCCCACGCGACTGGCCGATCATTATCTGTGCAACTTCTCCGTCTTTCGCTCGCTGATCGACCACTGGGCCATCGGCCAGCACTTCCCGATCATGCCCATTCATCGCCTGGATGAGCCGCCCACGCGTCACGGCATCCTGATCGATCTGACCTGCGACTCCGACGGTCAGGTCAGCGATTTCGTCACCCCGGTCGGCGAAAAGCACACGCTCGAACTCCATCCGCTGCGCCCGGGCGAGCCCTACTACCTGGGCTTTTTCCTGATGGGTGCCTATCAGGACATCATGGGCGACCAGCACAACCTGTTCGGGCGCGTCACCGAAGCACACATCTATCTGGACGAAGACGAGCCGGGAAACTTCTACGTCGAACTGATTCTGCCGGGCGCGACCGTCGAAGAAGAACTCGCCCAGGTGCAGTACTACCCGAATGACCTCGAGCGTCGCATGAACCGGCTCATTCAGGAAAAGGTGCGAACCGGCGCGCTGCGGCCACGGGAAGGCGTGGAATTGCTGGAGCTGTACCGGCGCGTCTTCCGGACTTCCACCTATCTGGAACACTGA
- a CDS encoding response regulator transcription factor, giving the protein MKAVNPQASAGSAAEKEPIRSLLNELLAVIQQLQVQLQKVPVEEKTAETLPVVQRLQVSDAHWVASLVEIHSAFSGRLLVLEARQPHPDWTRLMQLRREWPLADVPLLVVLQEDNPQVIAEAYQMGADACLVRPVHPAHLLGIALYLLRQGRRRAA; this is encoded by the coding sequence ATGAAAGCCGTCAACCCGCAGGCATCGGCCGGGAGCGCCGCCGAAAAAGAACCGATTCGGTCGTTGCTGAATGAGTTGCTGGCCGTGATCCAGCAGTTGCAGGTGCAGTTGCAAAAAGTACCTGTTGAGGAAAAAACCGCCGAGACGCTTCCGGTCGTGCAGCGCCTGCAGGTGTCCGATGCGCACTGGGTGGCTTCGCTCGTGGAGATCCACAGCGCGTTTTCCGGGCGGCTGCTGGTGCTGGAGGCCCGCCAGCCGCACCCGGACTGGACGCGCCTGATGCAGTTGCGACGGGAGTGGCCGCTGGCGGATGTGCCGCTGTTGGTCGTGCTTCAGGAAGACAATCCGCAGGTAATCGCCGAAGCCTATCAGATGGGCGCCGATGCCTGTCTGGTGCGGCCGGTGCATCCGGCCCATCTGCTTGGCATTGCGCTGTATCTGTTGCGCCAGGGACGCCGCCGCGCGGCGTAA
- a CDS encoding M28 family metallopeptidase, which yields MRSVIATLITLVILNGRVGQAQPLADTLRARYEAVAQRIIKAALADSSAFERLAYLVDTFGPRFSGTPQLERAIDWVLEAMRQDGLENVRGDTVMVPRWVRGNEALELRHPYRKKLAVLGLGGSVATPPEGIEAEVLVVRSFDELEARRDEAPGRIVVFNVPFTTYGETVRYRVLGAVAAARAGAVASLVRSVTPHSLYTPHTGSMRYEDGVPRIPHAALTVEDAELLQRLQDRGQRPRLWLYMEAQTLPDVPSRNVVAELVGRERPEEIVVVGGHIDSWDVGQGAMDDAGGCVAAWEAVRLLKRLGLRPRRTIRVVLWTNEENGLRGALAYRDRYRDELDRHVLAIETDAGVFKPEGFGFTGSPEALAIVRAVARLLEPIGADRIWEGGGGADISPLMREGVPGMGLRVDGTRYFWYHHTDADTIDKLDPHELNLCIAALAVMAYVIADLPEPLPRAAGG from the coding sequence ATGAGATCCGTTATTGCAACACTGATAACACTGGTCATCCTGAATGGCAGGGTAGGGCAGGCGCAGCCGCTGGCCGACACGCTCCGGGCACGCTACGAAGCCGTTGCGCAGCGCATTATCAAGGCGGCGCTGGCCGACAGCAGCGCCTTCGAGCGGCTGGCCTATCTGGTCGATACCTTCGGGCCGCGTTTCAGCGGCACGCCTCAGCTGGAGCGGGCCATCGACTGGGTGCTGGAAGCCATGCGGCAGGATGGCCTGGAAAACGTCCGGGGCGATACGGTGATGGTGCCCCGCTGGGTGCGGGGTAACGAAGCGCTGGAGCTGCGCCATCCCTATCGGAAGAAACTGGCCGTGCTGGGACTGGGCGGTAGCGTGGCCACCCCGCCGGAAGGCATCGAGGCCGAGGTGCTGGTCGTGCGCTCGTTCGACGAACTGGAGGCCCGGCGGGACGAGGCGCCCGGCCGTATTGTCGTCTTCAACGTGCCCTTCACCACCTACGGCGAGACAGTGCGCTACCGGGTGCTGGGGGCGGTAGCGGCGGCGCGGGCCGGTGCCGTGGCCAGTCTGGTCCGCTCGGTGACCCCGCACTCGCTCTACACGCCGCATACCGGCAGCATGCGCTACGAGGATGGCGTGCCGCGCATTCCGCACGCCGCGCTGACCGTCGAGGACGCCGAGCTGCTGCAACGCCTGCAGGATCGCGGCCAGCGACCCCGGCTCTGGCTCTACATGGAGGCGCAGACACTGCCCGACGTGCCCTCGCGCAACGTGGTGGCCGAGCTGGTGGGGCGGGAGCGTCCCGAAGAGATCGTGGTGGTGGGCGGACACATCGACTCCTGGGATGTGGGGCAGGGGGCCATGGACGACGCGGGCGGTTGTGTGGCCGCCTGGGAGGCCGTGCGGCTCCTGAAGCGCCTGGGTTTGCGGCCGCGCCGGACCATCCGCGTGGTGCTCTGGACCAACGAGGAGAACGGACTCCGGGGCGCGCTGGCCTACCGGGATCGCTACCGGGACGAACTGGATCGGCACGTGCTGGCCATCGAAACGGACGCCGGGGTTTTCAAGCCGGAAGGGTTCGGATTTACGGGATCGCCCGAAGCGCTCGCCATCGTTCGGGCCGTCGCCCGGCTGCTGGAGCCCATCGGGGCCGATCGGATCTGGGAAGGAGGTGGCGGCGCCGACATTTCACCACTTATGCGCGAAGGCGTGCCCGGCATGGGGCTTCGTGTGGATGGCACCCGCTACTTCTGGTACCACCACACCGACGCCGACACGATCGACAAGCTGGATCCCCACGAGCTGAACCTGTGCATTGCGGCCCTGGCCGTCATGGCCTACGTGATCGCCGACCTGCCCGAGCCGCTTCCGCGCGCCGCCGGAGGATGA
- a CDS encoding DUF429 domain-containing protein: protein MPSPAADSLCGLDFGARTAGTTVVVWNGRDGRLHLRACPRQTDADAWLEGLLMPRPPRLVAIDAPLSLPRAYCGPNPDDAPDFFFRAADRLAGAMSPLFLGGLTARAIALAHRLRRLGATVLETYPRLVVQRRLPENLQARYRHDDPEAFARDLLPLLPQPCAEPPASWHDVDALLAWWTAWRYAHHQAASLGDPDEGLIWY from the coding sequence ATGCCCTCGCCCGCTGCCGACAGCCTCTGCGGCCTCGACTTCGGCGCCCGCACCGCCGGCACCACCGTGGTGGTCTGGAACGGCCGCGACGGCCGCCTCCACCTGCGCGCCTGCCCGCGCCAGACCGATGCCGACGCCTGGCTCGAAGGCCTGCTAATGCCTCGCCCACCCCGCCTCGTCGCCATCGATGCGCCGCTCAGCCTGCCCCGCGCCTACTGCGGCCCGAACCCCGACGACGCGCCCGACTTCTTCTTCCGCGCGGCCGACCGCCTGGCCGGTGCCATGTCGCCGCTGTTTCTGGGCGGTCTGACCGCCCGCGCCATTGCCCTGGCACACCGGCTCCGTCGCCTCGGCGCCACCGTGCTGGAAACCTACCCCCGCCTCGTGGTGCAACGCCGCCTGCCGGAAAACCTCCAGGCCCGCTACCGCCACGACGACCCGGAGGCCTTCGCCCGCGACCTGCTCCCCCTGCTGCCCCAGCCCTGCGCCGAGCCCCCGGCAAGCTGGCACGACGTGGACGCCCTGCTGGCCTGGTGGACCGCCTGGCGCTATGCCCACCATCAGGCAGCCAGCCTGGGCGACCCGGACGAAGGTTTGATCTGGTACTGA
- a CDS encoding NAD(P)/FAD-dependent oxidoreductase has protein sequence MTRSFWQRRHQAAERAADIAIVGGGVIGCATAFWLHRLRPQLRLILLEAGALADGASGRNAGFILPGASADFLKDCSRYGETRARRLWQFTRENRTLLVRELDPRAFDWEDSGALIVAGSAEEEKRLQEAVSWLRSDGAPAIFLSAAEINRRLHARGYRGGLYLPEGGCLDPVALVRYLADRSEALVLTHHPVLALEPCGDGVRLETPYGSVRAGQVLLALNAYLPRLLPETAAYVRPVRAQMLATEPAGRRWVPCPVYSHDGFFYLRQLADGTLLLGGARHLHLEEEVGYEDATTEALQADLERYLHAYFPQTEGLRIQCRWSGTMGFSPDGLPVVDQVPGLDGSYWAAGFTGHGMGYGFRMGRLLAELLLGYTPDGYDLFARSHRSAFALERFG, from the coding sequence GTGACGCGATCTTTCTGGCAACGGCGACATCAGGCGGCCGAACGCGCGGCCGACATCGCGATCGTCGGCGGCGGCGTGATCGGATGCGCCACGGCCTTCTGGTTGCACCGGCTGCGGCCGCAGCTGCGGCTGATCTTGCTGGAGGCCGGGGCGCTGGCCGACGGCGCCAGCGGGCGCAATGCGGGCTTTATTCTGCCCGGCGCCTCGGCCGACTTCCTGAAAGATTGTAGCCGCTATGGCGAGACCCGAGCACGTCGTCTCTGGCAGTTCACCCGGGAAAATCGCACACTGCTGGTGCGGGAGCTGGACCCGAGAGCCTTTGACTGGGAGGACAGCGGAGCGCTGATCGTGGCCGGCTCCGCCGAAGAGGAGAAGCGGCTGCAGGAGGCCGTCTCATGGCTTCGGAGCGACGGAGCCCCCGCGATTTTTCTATCCGCCGCCGAAATCAATCGTCGTCTCCACGCCCGCGGCTATCGGGGTGGTCTGTACCTGCCCGAGGGGGGCTGTCTGGATCCGGTAGCGCTGGTCCGCTACCTGGCCGACCGGAGCGAAGCGCTCGTACTGACGCATCACCCCGTACTGGCACTGGAGCCCTGCGGCGATGGCGTGCGTCTGGAGACGCCCTACGGCTCGGTGCGGGCCGGGCAGGTGCTGCTGGCCCTGAACGCCTACCTGCCGCGACTCCTGCCGGAGACGGCCGCCTACGTGCGGCCCGTACGGGCGCAGATGCTGGCCACCGAGCCGGCCGGCCGCCGCTGGGTGCCGTGCCCGGTCTATTCGCACGACGGCTTCTTTTACCTGCGTCAGCTCGCCGACGGCACCCTGCTGCTGGGCGGTGCCCGACACCTGCACCTGGAAGAAGAGGTGGGCTACGAGGACGCCACCACCGAGGCGCTGCAGGCCGACCTGGAACGCTACCTGCATGCCTACTTCCCCCAGACCGAAGGGCTCCGGATCCAATGTCGCTGGAGCGGCACGATGGGCTTTTCGCCGGACGGCCTGCCTGTCGTCGATCAGGTGCCGGGCCTGGACGGCAGCTACTGGGCGGCCGGATTCACCGGACACGGCATGGGCTACGGCTTTCGCATGGGACGCCTGCTGGCCGAACTCCTGCTGGGATACACCCCCGATGGCTACGATCTCTTTGCCCGAAGTCACCGTTCCGCTTTCGCACTGGAGCGCTTCGGGTGA
- a CDS encoding MDR family oxidoreductase, translated as MRALVLYNENGSIQPRIETLPEDRLPEGDLLLEVHYSSLNYKDALAVTGKGKIIRGEYPFVPGIDLVGTVLESENPDIKPGQTVIVTGWGIGESHWGGYATRARVRSEWVVPLPRRLTPLEAMAIGTAGFTAMLSVMALEEHGLIPDQGEVVVTGASGGVGSLAVAILAHLGYDVVASTGKTSAHGLLQALGAARVIDRQELGQGPKRPLDSGLWAGAVDTVGGPTLAALLSQLKRHGSVAACGLAQSHEFTTTVFPFILRGINLLGIDSNTCPQERRRRAWHRLTHDLPKDALHRVTRVIPLSEVPEWSEAMLAGKTQGRLVVDVQT; from the coding sequence ATGCGCGCACTGGTTCTGTACAACGAAAACGGTTCGATTCAACCCCGTATCGAAACACTTCCGGAGGATCGTCTCCCGGAAGGCGATCTGCTGCTGGAGGTGCATTATTCCAGCCTGAATTACAAAGACGCGCTGGCGGTCACGGGCAAGGGAAAAATCATCCGGGGCGAATATCCCTTCGTGCCGGGCATCGACCTGGTGGGCACGGTGCTCGAATCGGAAAATCCGGACATCAAACCCGGGCAGACGGTAATCGTGACGGGCTGGGGGATTGGCGAGTCGCACTGGGGCGGCTATGCCACGCGGGCCCGGGTTCGTTCCGAGTGGGTGGTGCCGCTGCCGCGTCGCCTGACGCCGCTGGAGGCCATGGCCATCGGCACGGCCGGTTTTACGGCGATGCTTTCGGTGATGGCGCTCGAAGAGCATGGCCTGATCCCGGACCAGGGCGAGGTCGTGGTGACCGGTGCCAGCGGCGGGGTGGGCAGCCTGGCCGTGGCGATTCTGGCGCATCTGGGCTACGACGTGGTCGCCTCGACGGGCAAGACCTCGGCGCATGGGTTGCTGCAGGCGCTGGGAGCGGCCCGGGTGATCGACCGCCAGGAGCTGGGACAGGGGCCGAAGCGGCCGCTCGACTCAGGCCTATGGGCCGGCGCTGTCGATACGGTAGGCGGTCCGACGCTGGCGGCCCTGCTCAGCCAGCTCAAGCGCCACGGCAGTGTGGCTGCCTGTGGACTGGCGCAGAGCCATGAGTTCACGACTACCGTCTTCCCGTTCATCCTGCGCGGGATCAACCTGCTGGGCATCGACTCGAATACCTGTCCGCAGGAGCGGCGCCGCCGCGCCTGGCACCGCCTGACGCATGACCTGCCCAAAGACGCATTGCACCGGGTTACCCGGGTGATTCCGCTCTCCGAGGTGCCGGAGTGGAGCGAAGCCATGCTGGCCGGCAAAACGCAGGGACGGCTGGTGGTGGACGTGCAGACGTAA
- a CDS encoding amidohydrolase family protein, which translates to MKIWSFLLTLGLLVSSAQAQLAVRADTLYTMAGAPIENGVVLIRDGKIEQVGPAQAIRIPEGYRVLEAVVVTPGLIDAHSVVGLAGILNYDHDQDQLDTSDPIQPELRAIDAYNARERLVEWVRSFGVTTLHTGHGPGAVISGQTMLVKTRGETVEEALIDSVATVAATLGPMVERYFRSPGTRAKAVAMLRAELLKAQAYRRKLQASDPSRRPEPDLGMETLVRVLDGEIPLMITAQQVPEIMAALRLQREFGFRLILDGAAEAYLVLDEIKQAGVPVILHPTMVRPRGETVNATLETAARLHEAGIPFAFQSGFESYVPKTRVVLFEAAMAVANGLPRTAALEALTIQAARILGIADRVGSLEAGKDADLVLFDGDPFEYTTHVCGVIIEGELVHETCR; encoded by the coding sequence ATGAAGATCTGGAGCTTTTTGCTCACGCTGGGCCTGCTGGTTTCCTCGGCCCAGGCGCAGCTGGCCGTCCGGGCCGACACCCTCTACACGATGGCCGGCGCTCCAATCGAAAACGGCGTGGTGCTCATTCGTGATGGAAAAATCGAGCAGGTAGGGCCGGCGCAGGCGATTCGCATCCCGGAGGGCTATCGGGTGCTCGAAGCGGTGGTAGTGACGCCGGGGCTGATCGACGCGCACAGCGTGGTGGGCCTGGCCGGCATCCTGAACTACGACCACGATCAGGACCAGCTGGACACGTCCGATCCCATCCAGCCGGAACTCAGGGCCATCGATGCCTACAATGCGCGGGAACGGCTGGTCGAATGGGTGCGCAGCTTTGGCGTGACCACGCTGCACACCGGGCACGGCCCGGGCGCGGTCATCAGCGGCCAGACCATGCTGGTCAAAACGCGGGGCGAGACGGTCGAAGAAGCGCTCATCGATTCGGTGGCGACGGTGGCGGCCACGCTGGGACCCATGGTCGAACGCTACTTCCGCAGTCCGGGCACGCGGGCCAAGGCGGTGGCCATGCTCCGGGCCGAGCTGCTCAAGGCACAGGCCTATCGGCGCAAGTTGCAGGCTTCGGACCCGTCGCGGCGACCGGAGCCGGACCTGGGCATGGAAACGCTCGTGCGGGTGCTCGACGGCGAGATCCCGCTGATGATCACGGCGCAGCAGGTGCCCGAGATCATGGCCGCGCTGCGACTGCAGCGGGAATTTGGTTTCCGGTTGATTCTGGATGGTGCCGCCGAGGCCTACCTGGTGCTCGACGAGATCAAACAGGCCGGCGTGCCTGTGATCCTGCATCCGACAATGGTGCGACCGCGCGGCGAGACGGTCAACGCGACGCTGGAGACGGCCGCCCGCCTGCACGAGGCCGGCATTCCCTTCGCCTTCCAGAGTGGTTTTGAAAGCTATGTCCCGAAAACCCGGGTGGTGCTCTTCGAGGCGGCCATGGCTGTGGCGAACGGATTGCCCCGCACGGCCGCGCTGGAGGCGCTGACGATTCAGGCCGCCCGGATTCTGGGGATCGCCGACCGGGTGGGCTCGCTGGAGGCCGGCAAAGACGCCGACCTGGTGCTTTTCGACGGCGATCCCTTCGAGTACACCACGCACGTGTGCGGCGTGATCATCGAGGGTGAACTTGTTCACGAAACCTGTCGGTAA
- a CDS encoding amidohydrolase family protein: MRVHLTLLIALIPLALYGQEQPLVFRGARLYPISQPPIERGVLVVQHGKIVAVGPEGEVSIPDQATVYDVTGKVIMPGLVDTHSHIGRVEGGDRSAPMHPAVRTLDAIDVRHSSVQRARAGGITTVNVMSGSGHLLSGQTVYLKLRKGHTIEDLLYCRDPLTEVCGGLKMANGTNPQGDPPFPGTRAKAAALVRQQFLKALAYRRKIEQAKGDPEKMPERDLDMEALLEVLDGRRIVHFHTHRHDDILTVLRLKREFGFRVVLHHVSEAWKVADEIAAAGVPCSIIILDAPGGKLEAAEIRMENGAVLEKAGVDVAIHTDDLITDSRWFLRSAALAVRAGMSPEKALEALTLAGARMLDLADRIGSLDPGKDADFIILSGDPFSIYTHVEQTWVEGQKVFDRADPEDRRYAVGGTGVFDDGDTFVHEAH; the protein is encoded by the coding sequence ATGCGGGTTCATCTGACGTTGTTGATCGCGCTCATTCCGCTGGCGCTTTACGGGCAGGAGCAGCCCCTGGTCTTTCGGGGCGCGCGGCTCTATCCGATCAGCCAGCCGCCCATTGAACGGGGCGTGCTGGTGGTGCAGCATGGCAAGATCGTGGCGGTGGGGCCGGAAGGTGAGGTATCGATTCCAGACCAGGCCACCGTCTACGACGTGACGGGCAAGGTGATCATGCCGGGGCTGGTCGATACGCACTCGCACATCGGACGCGTGGAGGGAGGCGACCGCTCGGCGCCCATGCATCCGGCCGTGCGCACGCTGGATGCCATCGACGTGCGGCATAGCTCGGTGCAGCGGGCGCGGGCCGGAGGCATCACCACCGTCAACGTGATGTCCGGCTCCGGGCATCTGCTCAGCGGCCAGACGGTCTACCTGAAACTCCGGAAGGGCCATACCATCGAAGACCTGCTCTACTGCAGGGATCCGCTGACGGAGGTCTGCGGCGGCCTGAAGATGGCCAACGGCACGAATCCGCAGGGCGATCCGCCGTTTCCGGGCACACGGGCCAAAGCGGCCGCGCTGGTCCGCCAGCAATTTCTGAAGGCACTGGCCTACCGGCGCAAGATCGAGCAGGCGAAGGGCGATCCCGAAAAGATGCCGGAGCGGGATCTGGACATGGAGGCGTTGCTGGAGGTGCTCGACGGCCGCCGCATTGTGCATTTCCACACGCATCGGCACGACGACATCCTGACCGTTTTGCGGCTCAAGCGGGAGTTCGGCTTCCGGGTCGTGCTGCACCATGTGAGCGAGGCCTGGAAGGTGGCCGACGAGATCGCCGCGGCCGGTGTGCCCTGCTCGATCATCATCCTGGATGCACCGGGCGGCAAGCTGGAGGCCGCCGAAATTCGCATGGAAAACGGGGCCGTGCTGGAGAAAGCGGGCGTCGATGTGGCCATTCACACGGACGACCTGATCACGGATTCGCGCTGGTTTCTGCGTTCGGCTGCGCTGGCCGTGCGGGCCGGCATGTCGCCCGAAAAAGCGCTGGAGGCGCTCACGCTGGCGGGCGCCCGGATGCTGGACCTGGCCGACCGGATCGGGTCGCTGGATCCCGGCAAGGACGCCGATTTCATCATTCTGTCGGGCGATCCTTTCAGCATCTACACGCACGTGGAGCAGACCTGGGTGGAAGGGCAAAAGGTGTTCGACCGGGCCGATCCGGAAGACCGCAGGTATGCGGTCGGTGGAACCGGTGTGTTCGATGATGGCGATACGTTCGTCCATGAAGCGCACTGA
- a CDS encoding energy transducer TonB gives MRRGPTDSLRSRSRLSERLEARERAYSLRVLIGLAFALLLCLLLTRLPWYPKPRPIGWQLVDEDRRLALLATQLEARAREDAGVPITRFAPPEPEEKKEGRDTSELKALQLRRRLEPPARLQAREVIFEHPEQPPQIIGGLGAYYIHIEYPEEAIRAGIEGRLVLRFVVETDGRPSNIRVIQPLHPLLDSAAVVALKRVRFIPGKQNGQPVRVRMQLPVRFRLLSSPVQANNDNGSGR, from the coding sequence ATGCGGCGTGGGCCTACAGACTCGCTGCGCTCCCGGAGCCGACTCTCCGAGCGGCTGGAAGCGCGGGAGCGTGCCTATTCGCTTCGTGTTCTGATCGGTCTTGCTTTTGCGCTGTTGCTGTGCCTGCTGTTGACCCGTTTGCCCTGGTATCCGAAACCGCGGCCTATCGGGTGGCAACTGGTCGATGAAGATCGACGCCTGGCGTTGCTGGCCACGCAGCTCGAAGCCCGAGCCCGAGAAGACGCGGGCGTTCCCATCACGCGCTTTGCGCCTCCCGAGCCGGAAGAGAAAAAGGAAGGACGCGACACGTCCGAACTGAAGGCGCTTCAGCTGCGCAGGCGGCTGGAGCCTCCGGCCCGTCTGCAGGCGCGTGAGGTCATTTTTGAGCATCCCGAACAGCCGCCCCAGATCATCGGCGGCCTGGGTGCCTACTACATCCACATCGAGTATCCTGAAGAAGCCATCCGGGCCGGCATCGAAGGGCGGCTGGTGCTGCGCTTCGTGGTGGAGACCGACGGGCGACCCTCAAACATCCGGGTAATCCAACCGCTGCACCCGCTGCTGGACTCGGCCGCGGTGGTGGCCCTGAAGCGCGTCCGTTTCATTCCGGGCAAACAGAACGGCCAGCCGGTGCGCGTCCGCATGCAACTACCTGTGCGGTTTCGTCTGCTTTCCAGTCCCGTTCAGGCCAACAACGACAACGGAAGCGGGCGGTAA
- a CDS encoding NUDIX hydrolase, protein MKRWQILKQEYLLRRWWMNLRVDRVRLPSGEEIEEFHVIEYPDWVCVLCLTEDEQLVMVEQYRHGLGVVSLELPAGGIEPGEDPLEAARRELLEETGYAAEVWEPLGRCAPEPSKHTNLAHIFVARGARQVAAPRLDPGEDMEVRLIRPVEALRLADEGRIVHGIHAAALFWAHFRGILPDGHANRAA, encoded by the coding sequence ATGAAGCGCTGGCAAATTCTCAAGCAGGAGTATCTGCTCCGCCGCTGGTGGATGAACCTCCGGGTCGATCGCGTGCGGCTGCCCAGCGGGGAAGAAATCGAGGAGTTTCACGTGATCGAGTATCCCGACTGGGTGTGCGTGTTGTGTCTGACGGAGGACGAGCAGCTCGTGATGGTGGAGCAGTACCGGCACGGGCTGGGTGTGGTAAGCCTGGAGTTGCCGGCCGGGGGCATCGAGCCGGGGGAAGATCCACTGGAAGCGGCCCGGCGCGAGCTGCTGGAAGAAACCGGCTACGCGGCGGAGGTCTGGGAGCCGCTGGGGCGCTGCGCTCCGGAGCCCAGCAAACACACGAACCTGGCGCATATCTTTGTGGCGCGCGGGGCGCGACAGGTAGCGGCGCCGCGGCTGGACCCGGGCGAAGACATGGAGGTACGCCTGATCCGTCCCGTCGAAGCGCTGCGGCTGGCCGACGAAGGCCGGATCGTGCACGGCATCCACGCGGCCGCGCTGTTCTGGGCGCACTTCCGCGGCATTCTACCCGACGGACATGCGAACCGGGCGGCCTGA